In the genome of Myxococcus stipitatus, one region contains:
- a CDS encoding sigma-70 family RNA polymerase sigma factor → MLDFRQPNRTKQEFEELALAHLDPLYSAALRLTKNERDAEDLVQDTCMRAYRFFDKFERGTNIKAWLFKILTNTFINRYRRKVKERTVVEGVEREAVHERFVSRDATDFAANPEQYFFDRLLSDDVLRAIDSLPIDFRLVVILADLQEFSYKEIAEILECPVGTVMSRLFRGRKLLQKTLREYAVGQGVFRHEGDSEGAPANLEEYRQRKKTG, encoded by the coding sequence ATGTTGGATTTCAGACAACCCAACCGGACGAAGCAGGAATTCGAAGAGCTGGCGCTGGCCCACCTCGACCCGCTGTATTCGGCGGCCTTGCGGCTGACGAAGAATGAGCGGGACGCCGAGGACCTGGTGCAGGACACCTGCATGAGGGCCTACCGCTTCTTCGACAAGTTCGAGCGGGGCACCAACATCAAGGCCTGGCTCTTCAAGATCCTCACCAACACCTTCATCAACCGCTACCGGCGGAAGGTGAAGGAGCGCACGGTGGTGGAGGGCGTGGAGCGCGAGGCGGTGCATGAGCGCTTCGTGAGCCGGGACGCGACGGACTTCGCGGCCAACCCGGAGCAGTACTTCTTCGACCGACTCCTGTCGGACGACGTGCTGCGCGCCATCGACTCGTTGCCCATCGACTTCCGGCTGGTGGTCATCCTCGCGGACCTCCAGGAGTTCTCCTACAAGGAGATCGCCGAGATTCTCGAGTGCCCCGTCGGCACGGTCATGAGCCGGCTGTTCCGCGGCCGCAAGCTTCTGCAGAAGACGCTGCGCGAGTACGCGGTGGGCCAGGGTGTCTTCCGGCACGAGG